In a genomic window of Streptomyces katrae:
- a CDS encoding SDR family NAD(P)-dependent oxidoreductase, which yields MTVTDTETDTGDNQAYGPGIDPERLAVCLSVLDELDKIDVDHPDAITVRRATAGIYRTVKQRRRQERRAAKTANDKAVTEATATGSAERIDDETEGLLPTSVTESGRIAGILQRPRSCYVCKTRYVEVDYFYHQLCPDCAAQNRAKREARADLSGKRALLTGGRAKIGMYIALRLLRDGAHTTITTRFPKDAIRRFKAMEDSADWMHRLEVVGIDLRDPAQAVALAEQVAEAGPLDILINNATQTVRRLPTAYAALVEGESAPLPAGELPAHHVIGAFNSGAVDGLAALPVGVSGLEAQKVADLALVAGNASLERHLAGTAIDAGGLLPDVVESNTWVQTIDQISPVELLETQLCNYTSPFILISALRASMADAARKASSGRAYVVNVSAMEGVFSRGYKGAGHPNTNAAKAAMNMVTRTSGQEMFQTDRILMTSVDTGWITDERPHFDKLRLAEEGFHAPLDLVDGAARVYDPVVRGEAGEDLYGVFLKDYAPANW from the coding sequence ATGACGGTGACCGATACCGAAACCGACACCGGAGACAACCAGGCATACGGGCCGGGCATCGACCCCGAGCGCCTCGCCGTCTGCCTCAGCGTGCTCGACGAGCTCGACAAGATCGACGTCGACCACCCCGACGCCATCACCGTACGCCGCGCCACCGCCGGCATCTACCGTACGGTCAAGCAGCGCCGCCGCCAGGAGCGCCGCGCCGCCAAGACCGCCAACGACAAGGCCGTCACGGAGGCCACCGCCACGGGCTCCGCCGAGCGCATCGACGACGAGACCGAGGGTCTCCTGCCCACCTCGGTCACCGAGTCCGGCCGGATCGCCGGGATACTCCAGCGCCCGCGCTCCTGCTACGTCTGCAAGACGCGCTACGTCGAGGTCGACTACTTCTACCACCAGCTCTGCCCGGACTGCGCCGCCCAGAACCGGGCCAAGCGCGAGGCCCGCGCCGACCTCTCCGGCAAGCGCGCGCTCCTCACTGGCGGCCGGGCCAAGATCGGCATGTACATCGCGCTGCGGCTGCTGCGTGACGGCGCCCACACCACGATCACCACCCGCTTCCCCAAGGACGCCATCCGCCGCTTCAAGGCGATGGAGGACTCGGCGGACTGGATGCACCGCCTGGAGGTCGTCGGCATCGACCTGCGCGACCCCGCCCAGGCCGTCGCCCTCGCCGAGCAGGTCGCCGAGGCCGGCCCGCTGGACATCCTGATCAACAACGCGACGCAGACCGTGCGCCGCCTGCCCACCGCCTACGCCGCGCTGGTCGAGGGCGAGAGCGCCCCGCTGCCGGCCGGCGAGCTCCCCGCCCACCACGTCATCGGCGCCTTCAACTCGGGTGCGGTCGACGGCCTGGCGGCGCTGCCCGTCGGGGTCAGCGGGCTGGAGGCGCAGAAGGTCGCCGACCTCGCCCTCGTCGCGGGCAACGCCAGCCTGGAGCGCCACCTCGCCGGCACCGCCATCGACGCGGGCGGCCTGCTGCCCGACGTCGTGGAGAGCAACACCTGGGTGCAGACCATCGACCAGATCTCCCCGGTGGAGCTGCTCGAGACCCAGCTGTGCAACTACACCTCCCCCTTCATCCTGATCAGCGCGCTGCGCGCGTCGATGGCCGACGCCGCCCGCAAGGCCTCCAGCGGCCGGGCCTACGTGGTCAACGTCTCCGCGATGGAGGGCGTGTTCAGCCGCGGCTACAAGGGCGCGGGGCACCCGAACACCAACGCCGCCAAGGCCGCGATGAACATGGTGACGCGGACCAGCGGCCAGGAGATGTTCCAGACCGACCGCATCCTGATGACCTCGGTCGACACCGGCTGGATCACCGACGAGCGCCCGCACTTCGACAAGCTGCGCCTGGCCGAGGAGGGCTTCCACGCGCCCCTCGACCTGGTCGACGGCGCGGCCAGGGTCTACGACCCGGTCGTCCGGGGCGAGGCCGGCGAGGACCTGTACGGCGTCTTCCTCAAGGACTACGCGCCCGCCAACTGGTAG
- a CDS encoding NAD-dependent epimerase/dehydratase family protein translates to MKKLLMLGGTEFVGRAITEDALDRGWEVTAFHRGHHAPPAGVRAVHGDRTAPGGLDALADGAGWDLVVDTWSGAPTAVRDTARLLAGRAGHYTYVSTRSVYTYPAPAGLTEDGPVVEGSPDAGATAYPEDKRGGELAATAAFGDRALLVRAGLILGPYENVGRLPWWLGRTARGGPTLAPGPRDLPMQYIDVRDLAHWTLDAAEAGLGGQYDTVSAPGHTTMGAFLEACAAVTGGTAELRWTDPERIAEAGIEPWTELPCWLPPGELHDHMFRSDVTKALAAGLKCRPVEETVADTWAWLRSIGGTAPMRPDRSAKGIDPEREAALLGLGR, encoded by the coding sequence ATGAAGAAGCTGCTGATGCTGGGCGGAACCGAGTTCGTCGGCCGCGCGATCACCGAGGACGCCCTGGACCGGGGCTGGGAGGTCACCGCCTTCCACCGGGGCCACCACGCCCCGCCCGCCGGCGTCCGCGCCGTCCACGGCGACCGCACCGCCCCCGGGGGCCTGGACGCCCTCGCCGACGGCGCCGGCTGGGACCTCGTCGTCGACACCTGGAGCGGCGCCCCCACCGCCGTGCGCGACACCGCCCGCCTGCTCGCCGGCCGCGCCGGACACTACACCTACGTCTCCACCCGCTCCGTCTACACCTACCCGGCACCGGCCGGCCTGACGGAGGACGGCCCCGTGGTGGAGGGCTCGCCCGACGCCGGAGCCACCGCCTACCCCGAGGACAAGCGCGGCGGCGAGCTCGCCGCCACCGCCGCCTTCGGCGACCGCGCCCTCCTGGTGCGCGCCGGCCTGATCCTCGGCCCCTACGAGAACGTCGGCCGGCTGCCGTGGTGGCTGGGCCGCACCGCGCGCGGCGGCCCCACCCTCGCCCCCGGCCCCCGCGACCTGCCGATGCAGTACATCGACGTACGCGACCTCGCGCACTGGACCCTCGACGCCGCGGAAGCCGGCCTCGGCGGCCAGTACGACACGGTCTCCGCTCCCGGGCACACCACCATGGGCGCCTTCCTCGAAGCGTGCGCCGCCGTCACGGGAGGCACCGCCGAGCTCCGCTGGACCGACCCGGAACGCATCGCCGAGGCGGGCATCGAGCCCTGGACCGAGCTGCCCTGCTGGCTTCCCCCGGGCGAACTCCACGACCACATGTTCCGCAGCGACGTCACCAAGGCCCTCGCCGCCGGCCTGAAGTGCCGCCCGGTCGAGGAGACCGTCGCCGACACCTGGGCCTGGCTCCGGTCGATCGGCGGTACCGCACCCATGCGGCCCGACCGCTCGGCCAAGGGCATCGATCCCGAGCGGGAGGCGGCGCTACTCGGGCTCGGCCGATGA
- a CDS encoding lipase maturation factor family protein — translation MDWFTAPGYWLGRLVFQRALAGVYLFAFAGAALQFRALIGAHGMLPVPRYVRYVPFRHAPSLFQLRYSDGLFAGCAWTGAALSAALAAGAGDLVPLGAAMGMWAVLWLLYLSIVNVGQTWYSFGWESLLLEVGFLAVFLGNARAGPPVLVLWLLRWVLFRVEFGAGLIKMRGDVCWRQLTCLYHHHETQPMPGPLSWFFHHLPKPLHRVECAANHVTQLAVPVLLFTPQPVASYAAGIMIATQLWLVLSGNFAWLNWLTITVALSAVDFTGLAGPPPAAASRGAPLWYVVLVCAVTVLVLVLSRHPVLNMVSRRQVMNRSFDSLHLVNTYGAFGTVGRIRDEVVVEGTADRIPREDGDWREYGFKGKPGEPHRIPRQFAPYHLRLDWLMWFAALSPGYARDWFGPFVERLLAGERDTLRLLRHNPFPDAPPRFVRARLYRYRFTTWRELRETGAWWHRRLLREYMPPTRLAEASSAEPE, via the coding sequence ATGGACTGGTTCACCGCCCCCGGGTACTGGCTGGGCCGGCTGGTCTTCCAGCGGGCCCTGGCCGGGGTGTACCTCTTCGCCTTCGCCGGGGCCGCCCTGCAGTTCCGGGCCCTGATCGGCGCGCACGGCATGCTGCCCGTCCCGCGCTACGTGCGGTACGTGCCGTTCCGGCACGCTCCGAGCCTGTTCCAACTGCGCTACTCCGACGGGCTCTTCGCCGGCTGCGCCTGGACCGGCGCGGCCCTGTCGGCGGCCCTCGCGGCGGGGGCCGGGGACCTGGTGCCGCTGGGCGCGGCGATGGGGATGTGGGCGGTGCTGTGGCTGCTCTACCTGTCGATCGTCAACGTGGGCCAGACCTGGTACTCCTTCGGCTGGGAGTCGCTCCTGCTGGAGGTGGGCTTCCTCGCGGTGTTCCTGGGGAACGCCCGGGCGGGGCCGCCGGTGCTGGTGCTGTGGCTGCTGCGGTGGGTGCTGTTCCGGGTGGAGTTCGGCGCCGGGCTGATCAAGATGCGCGGGGACGTCTGCTGGCGGCAGCTGACCTGCCTCTACCACCACCACGAGACCCAGCCGATGCCGGGGCCGCTGAGCTGGTTCTTCCACCATCTGCCCAAGCCGCTGCACCGGGTGGAGTGCGCCGCGAACCACGTCACGCAACTGGCGGTCCCGGTGCTGCTGTTCACCCCGCAGCCGGTGGCCTCGTACGCGGCCGGGATCATGATCGCCACCCAGCTGTGGCTGGTGCTCTCGGGGAACTTCGCCTGGCTGAACTGGCTGACGATCACGGTGGCCCTGTCGGCCGTGGACTTCACCGGGCTCGCCGGCCCGCCCCCCGCGGCGGCCTCGCGCGGGGCGCCCCTCTGGTACGTGGTCCTGGTGTGCGCCGTGACCGTGCTGGTGCTGGTGCTGAGCCGGCACCCGGTGCTGAACATGGTCTCCCGGCGGCAGGTGATGAACCGCTCCTTCGACTCCCTGCACCTGGTCAACACCTACGGGGCCTTCGGCACGGTGGGCCGGATCCGCGACGAGGTGGTGGTCGAGGGGACCGCTGACCGCATCCCCCGCGAGGACGGCGACTGGCGGGAGTACGGCTTCAAGGGCAAGCCCGGTGAACCGCACCGGATCCCGCGCCAGTTCGCCCCTTACCATCTGCGGCTCGACTGGCTGATGTGGTTCGCGGCCCTCTCCCCCGGCTACGCGCGGGACTGGTTCGGGCCGTTCGTGGAGCGGCTGCTGGCGGGCGAACGGGACACGCTGCGGCTGCTGCGCCACAACCCCTTCCCGGACGCCCCGCCGCGCTTCGTGCGGGCCAGGCTGTACCGCTACCGGTTCACCACCTGGCGGGAGCTCCGCGAGACGGGCGCCTGGTGGCACCGCAGGCTGCTGCGGGAGTACATGCCGCCGACCCGGCTCGCGGAGGCCTCATCGGCCGAGCCCGAGTAG
- a CDS encoding DUF1990 family protein has translation MTRLTSTGRSVLSYPDRGATRFRPLPEGYHHLHYRARVGHGRAAFEAAGAAVSSFRMHRATGASVRADGPAVPGARVEIGLGVGPLRITVPCEVIWTPDSPGRLAGFAYGTLAGHPESGEESFLVELAADGTVWFEVTAFSRPAVWYTRLAGPLVPVLQRAYARLLGRRLRALAAAV, from the coding sequence GTGACCCGCCTCACCAGCACCGGCCGCAGCGTCCTCAGTTACCCCGACCGGGGCGCCACCCGCTTCCGGCCGCTGCCCGAGGGCTACCACCACCTGCACTACCGCGCCCGCGTCGGGCACGGCCGGGCGGCCTTCGAGGCGGCCGGCGCGGCCGTCTCCTCCTTCCGGATGCACCGGGCGACCGGCGCGAGCGTCCGGGCCGACGGCCCGGCCGTCCCGGGGGCCCGGGTGGAGATCGGCCTCGGCGTCGGCCCGCTGCGGATCACCGTGCCCTGCGAGGTGATCTGGACCCCGGACTCCCCCGGCCGCCTGGCCGGCTTCGCCTACGGGACCCTGGCCGGGCATCCGGAGAGCGGGGAGGAGTCCTTCCTCGTGGAGCTGGCCGCCGACGGCACCGTGTGGTTCGAGGTGACCGCCTTCAGCCGCCCCGCCGTCTGGTACACGCGCCTGGCGGGACCGCTCGTCCCCGTCCTCCAGCGGGCCTACGCCCGCCTCCTCGGCCGCCGCCTGCGCGCGCTGGCCGCCGCCGTCTGA
- a CDS encoding YndJ family protein: MTVLVNLIVALGMLYAVPVGLRLIDPAGLRRAVRLWPWAAAPGALSLWLPRGGAATALAALYAAAALALLCAAGARLRRGAARARSGGARFPAPAEVAVLTALASPSVAATALVAERAGYRLFGFDLGVLALTVPHFHFAGFTAALVAGLVCRSAAAAHRARWAAYSVPAGTLLVLLGYFVDDWAELLGAVVLTGGMWTVALVTWRELRPAARDRVTGALLTVSSSVLAATMLLALWWAAGEATGVVHPTLTWMAATHGLGNALGFALCSLLAWRRLAADRDSGSRPAPVPA; encoded by the coding sequence GTGACCGTACTCGTGAACCTGATCGTCGCCCTGGGGATGCTCTACGCCGTCCCCGTCGGCCTGCGGCTGATCGATCCGGCCGGGCTGCGCCGGGCCGTCCGGCTGTGGCCGTGGGCGGCCGCCCCGGGTGCGCTGTCGCTGTGGCTGCCGCGCGGGGGCGCCGCCACCGCGCTCGCCGCCCTGTACGCGGCCGCCGCCCTGGCCCTCCTGTGCGCGGCCGGGGCCCGGCTGCGCCGCGGGGCCGCCCGGGCGCGGTCCGGGGGCGCCCGCTTCCCCGCCCCGGCCGAGGTGGCGGTGCTGACCGCCCTGGCCTCGCCCTCGGTCGCCGCGACCGCCCTGGTCGCCGAGCGGGCGGGGTACCGGCTCTTCGGCTTCGACCTGGGCGTCCTGGCCCTGACCGTCCCGCACTTCCACTTCGCCGGGTTCACGGCCGCCCTCGTCGCCGGGCTGGTGTGCCGGTCGGCGGCTGCGGCACACCGGGCGCGCTGGGCGGCGTACAGCGTGCCGGCGGGGACGCTGCTCGTGCTGCTCGGGTACTTCGTGGACGACTGGGCCGAGCTGCTGGGTGCGGTCGTGCTGACCGGGGGCATGTGGACGGTGGCGCTGGTGACCTGGCGCGAGCTGCGGCCCGCCGCCCGGGACCGGGTGACGGGCGCGCTGCTCACGGTCTCGTCCTCGGTACTGGCGGCGACGATGCTGCTCGCCCTGTGGTGGGCCGCCGGCGAGGCCACCGGCGTCGTCCACCCGACCCTGACCTGGATGGCCGCCACCCACGGCCTCGGCAACGCGCTGGGCTTCGCCCTGTGCTCGCTGCTGGCGTGGCGGCGGCTGGCCGCCGACCGGGACTCCGGCAGCCGCCCGGCGCCCGTCCCCGCCTGA
- a CDS encoding DUF6777 domain-containing protein: MNDENDVPAPTSRQAPRRHVPAGAAVLALLGLIAAGCGAQEPEQTKGAAAESQELTLQPVGAAGPDPFTASTSTAESAPVQPPVPNKSGQGIRTVGAATPGLYGGTNRLGSCDVERQAAYLTADDAKARAFAQATGIEQEKIPEFLRGLTPVVLRADTRITNHGFRDGHADGYQSVLQAGTAVLVDDHGMPRVRCGCGNPLAAPRSAKGNPVLKGEQWNGYRPNQVVVIEPTIQPIKRLVIVNLADNTWIERKAGDDGAQDKAPKVPPPYDPAEGIPNSPPTPPDDPSDPCATAGTSGPPRTAPPTAPPAPPSGPPSDQPPPTGPQPLPETAPPLDAPSTGGQHLPETAPPLDTPSPGGRPLPETAPPLDAPSAGAQHLPETAPPLDIPSAGAQHLPETAPPLDLPGQAGPLGAPAETAPLDAPPAAGPPGAPAQAGPLDEQLPVPAGPGVPGEAGVPGPPSATGPTPTTPCPSDSAPTAPGGQTPPQAPATPPPGDLPSGTTTPADPFSDVPTAPTAPLAPVPAEPGLTPDPQDVPTTGPAAPADPFGFPDQQPGTDQSPNLESA, from the coding sequence GTGAACGACGAGAACGACGTGCCCGCACCGACATCCCGTCAGGCGCCGCGCCGTCATGTACCGGCCGGCGCCGCCGTCTTGGCGCTCCTCGGCCTGATCGCCGCCGGGTGCGGCGCGCAGGAGCCGGAGCAGACCAAGGGCGCCGCGGCCGAGAGCCAGGAGCTCACCCTCCAGCCGGTGGGCGCCGCCGGACCCGACCCCTTCACCGCCTCCACCTCAACGGCCGAGTCGGCCCCCGTACAGCCCCCCGTGCCGAACAAGTCCGGCCAGGGCATCCGCACGGTCGGGGCCGCCACCCCCGGCCTGTACGGCGGAACGAACCGGCTCGGCAGCTGCGACGTCGAACGCCAGGCGGCCTACCTCACCGCCGACGACGCCAAGGCCCGGGCCTTCGCCCAGGCCACCGGCATCGAACAGGAGAAGATCCCCGAGTTCCTGCGCGGCCTCACTCCCGTGGTGCTGCGCGCCGACACCCGCATCACCAACCACGGCTTCCGCGACGGCCACGCCGACGGCTACCAGTCCGTCCTCCAGGCCGGCACGGCCGTCCTCGTGGACGACCACGGCATGCCGAGGGTCCGCTGCGGCTGCGGCAACCCGCTGGCCGCCCCCCGCTCCGCCAAGGGGAACCCGGTGCTCAAGGGGGAGCAGTGGAACGGCTACCGGCCCAACCAGGTCGTCGTCATCGAACCCACCATCCAGCCGATCAAGAGGCTGGTCATCGTCAACCTCGCCGACAACACCTGGATCGAGCGGAAGGCCGGTGACGACGGCGCCCAGGACAAGGCGCCGAAGGTACCGCCCCCCTACGACCCGGCCGAGGGCATCCCCAACAGCCCCCCGACCCCGCCGGACGACCCCTCCGACCCCTGCGCCACGGCAGGCACCTCCGGCCCGCCCCGGACCGCCCCGCCGACGGCACCTCCCGCCCCGCCGTCCGGCCCGCCCTCGGACCAGCCCCCACCGACCGGCCCGCAGCCCCTGCCGGAGACGGCCCCGCCGCTGGACGCCCCCTCCACCGGCGGGCAGCACCTGCCGGAGACGGCCCCGCCCCTGGACACCCCGTCCCCAGGAGGCCGGCCCCTGCCGGAGACGGCCCCGCCCCTGGACGCCCCCTCCGCCGGCGCGCAGCACCTTCCCGAGACCGCCCCGCCGCTGGACATCCCCTCCGCCGGCGCGCAGCACCTGCCCGAGACCGCCCCGCCGCTGGACCTGCCCGGGCAGGCCGGACCCCTGGGCGCGCCCGCCGAGACCGCACCCCTGGACGCCCCGCCCGCCGCCGGCCCGCCGGGAGCCCCGGCCCAGGCCGGGCCCCTGGACGAGCAGCTGCCCGTCCCCGCCGGACCCGGCGTCCCGGGCGAGGCCGGCGTGCCCGGACCGCCCTCCGCCACCGGCCCCACGCCCACCACCCCCTGCCCGTCCGACTCCGCCCCCACCGCCCCCGGCGGGCAGACCCCTCCGCAGGCGCCCGCCACCCCGCCCCCCGGCGACCTCCCGAGCGGCACCACCACCCCCGCCGACCCCTTCTCGGACGTTCCCACCGCCCCCACCGCCCCCCTCGCCCCCGTCCCCGCCGAACCCGGCCTGACCCCGGACCCCCAGGACGTACCGACCACCGGGCCGGCCGCGCCCGCCGACCCGTTCGGCTTCCCCGACCAGCAGCCTGGCACCGACCAGAGCCCCAACCTGGAGAGCGCCTGA
- a CDS encoding SpoIIE family protein phosphatase — MGSFDWDLVTGLMHLDTAALDVFDTPPDDYDGRPETLNRRVPPAEAARLDALVSSALKNGSDSYGAYFRIRCRDGRLRWTHTQGRVMRDRDGRPFRIIGIVRDATEELSHSAERLGLDEERRRQTSVVESTTAALAHARTVKDVIDVIGDAHGLERLGSMGMVMGLVEAGRIHLVAEGPEGSFVPGTRYTRIDEEYPMSEVVRSLQPRFLESAEEFAEGYPALWEKISYMRISAAAYLPLIAQARPIGALGLLYEDKEGFTQEERNLLVALGSSIAQSLQRAMLLEQEHDLAEGLQQAMLPRRIPDVPGARIAVRYRSARMGQDIGGDWYDVIPLPGGRVGAVIGDVQGHDTHAAAVMGQLRIVLRAYAAEGHSPGTVMARASVFLHELDTDRFATCTYAEADLSTGVLQVVRAGHIDPLLRTRDGECRRLPVEGGMPLGLSAEFGRLEYPVTTVELDYGETLLLCTDGLVEQPGADLDDGIRLLTGMVREGPDDLQLLADRLCEVADERGGDDDMALLLLRREGDDTGRAGGGRLQQHVAQGDPEALVAARHMIGTAVRAWGARSRADEIELVADELIVNALMHTDGPAIVTLRVLSGPQRRLRVEVEDRSSALPRRREAGEAGVSGRGLMLVDRLADVWGVEPRGSGKCVWCEFTV, encoded by the coding sequence ATGGGCAGTTTCGACTGGGACCTGGTCACCGGGCTCATGCACCTGGACACGGCCGCGCTCGACGTCTTCGACACGCCGCCCGACGACTACGACGGGCGGCCGGAGACGCTGAACCGGCGCGTCCCGCCCGCCGAGGCGGCCCGGCTGGACGCGCTGGTCTCCAGCGCGCTCAAGAACGGTTCCGACAGCTACGGCGCCTACTTCCGCATCCGCTGCCGTGACGGCCGGCTCCGCTGGACCCACACCCAGGGCCGTGTCATGCGCGACCGCGACGGCCGCCCGTTCCGCATCATCGGCATCGTCCGCGACGCCACCGAGGAGCTGAGCCATTCCGCCGAACGCCTCGGCCTGGACGAGGAACGCCGCCGCCAGACCTCCGTCGTGGAATCCACCACCGCGGCGCTCGCGCACGCCCGTACCGTCAAGGACGTCATCGACGTCATCGGCGACGCCCACGGGCTGGAGCGGCTCGGCTCGATGGGCATGGTGATGGGCCTGGTCGAGGCGGGCCGGATCCACCTCGTGGCGGAAGGCCCGGAGGGAAGCTTCGTCCCCGGCACGCGCTACACGCGCATCGACGAGGAGTACCCGATGAGCGAGGTGGTCCGCTCGCTCCAGCCGAGGTTCCTGGAGTCCGCCGAGGAGTTCGCCGAGGGGTACCCCGCTCTCTGGGAGAAGATCTCGTACATGCGGATCTCGGCCGCCGCCTACCTGCCGCTGATCGCCCAGGCCCGCCCGATCGGCGCCCTCGGCCTGCTGTACGAGGACAAGGAGGGCTTCACCCAGGAGGAACGCAACCTGCTGGTCGCCCTGGGCAGCAGCATCGCCCAGAGCCTCCAGCGGGCCATGCTCCTGGAGCAGGAGCACGACCTGGCCGAAGGGCTCCAGCAGGCCATGCTGCCCCGCCGTATACCGGACGTCCCGGGCGCCCGGATCGCGGTCCGCTACCGGTCCGCGAGGATGGGCCAGGACATCGGCGGCGACTGGTACGACGTCATCCCGCTGCCGGGCGGCCGCGTCGGGGCCGTCATCGGCGACGTCCAGGGCCACGACACGCACGCGGCCGCGGTCATGGGGCAGCTGCGCATCGTGCTGCGCGCCTACGCCGCCGAGGGGCACTCGCCGGGCACGGTGATGGCCCGCGCCTCGGTCTTCCTGCACGAACTGGACACCGACCGCTTCGCCACCTGCACCTACGCCGAGGCCGACCTCTCCACCGGGGTGCTCCAGGTGGTCCGCGCCGGCCATATCGACCCGCTGCTGCGGACCCGGGACGGGGAGTGCCGGCGGCTGCCGGTGGAGGGCGGGATGCCGCTGGGGCTGTCGGCGGAGTTCGGCCGGCTCGAGTACCCGGTGACGACGGTCGAACTGGACTACGGGGAAACGCTCCTGCTGTGCACCGACGGCCTGGTGGAACAGCCCGGAGCCGACCTGGACGACGGCATCCGGCTGCTGACCGGCATGGTCCGCGAGGGACCGGACGACCTCCAGCTCCTCGCCGACCGGCTGTGCGAGGTGGCCGACGAGCGGGGCGGGGACGACGACATGGCCCTCCTGCTGCTGCGCCGCGAGGGCGACGACACGGGACGCGCCGGCGGCGGCCGGCTCCAGCAGCACGTCGCCCAGGGGGACCCCGAGGCCCTTGTGGCGGCCCGCCACATGATCGGGACGGCGGTACGGGCGTGGGGTGCGCGCAGCCGGGCCGACGAGATCGAACTGGTCGCGGACGAACTGATCGTCAACGCCCTGATGCACACCGACGGCCCGGCGATCGTGACCCTCCGCGTGCTGAGCGGACCGCAGCGGCGGCTGCGGGTGGAGGTGGAGGACCGCTCCAGCGCCCTTCCGCGCCGGCGGGAGGCGGGCGAGGCGGGGGTGTCGGGGCGGGGCCTGATGCTGGTGGACCGGCTGGCGGACGTGTGGGGGGTGGAGCCGAGGGGGAGCGGCAAGTGCGTGTGGTGCGAGTTCACGGTGTAG
- a CDS encoding Fpg/Nei family DNA glycosylase: MPELPEVEALREFLDAHLAGRVVERVLPLAVSVLKTYDPPLTALEGQPAGPVARHGKFLDLRIGALHLVTHLARAGWLRWQDSLPAQPPRPGKGPLALRVVLDGGSGFDLTEAGTQKRLAVYVVRDPQEVPGIARLGPDPLADGFDRDAFAALLTGERRQIKGILRDQSVIAGIGNAYSDEILHAARVSPFKQAASFDEEQVTQLYGAVRETLRAAVERAHGLAAGQLKAEKKSGLRVHGREGEPCPVCGDTVRSVSFADSSLQYCPTCQTGGKPLADRRLSRLLK, encoded by the coding sequence ATGCCGGAGCTACCGGAGGTCGAGGCGCTCAGGGAGTTCCTCGACGCACACCTCGCCGGGCGGGTGGTCGAACGCGTCCTCCCGCTCGCCGTCAGCGTGCTCAAGACCTACGACCCCCCGCTCACCGCCCTGGAGGGGCAGCCCGCCGGCCCCGTGGCCCGCCACGGCAAGTTCCTCGACCTCCGCATCGGCGCCCTCCACCTCGTCACCCACCTCGCCCGCGCCGGCTGGCTCCGCTGGCAGGACTCCCTCCCCGCGCAGCCCCCGCGCCCCGGCAAGGGCCCGCTGGCCCTGCGAGTGGTCCTGGACGGCGGCTCCGGCTTCGACCTCACCGAGGCGGGCACGCAAAAACGCCTCGCGGTGTACGTGGTCCGCGACCCCCAGGAGGTCCCCGGCATCGCCCGCCTCGGCCCCGACCCCCTCGCCGACGGCTTCGACCGGGACGCCTTCGCCGCCCTCCTCACCGGTGAGCGCCGCCAGATCAAGGGGATCCTGCGGGACCAGTCCGTGATCGCCGGCATCGGCAACGCCTACAGCGACGAGATCCTGCACGCCGCCCGCGTCTCCCCCTTCAAGCAGGCCGCCTCCTTCGACGAGGAGCAGGTCACCCAGCTCTACGGGGCGGTGCGCGAGACCCTGCGGGCCGCCGTCGAACGGGCCCACGGCCTGGCCGCCGGGCAGCTGAAGGCCGAGAAGAAGAGCGGGCTGCGCGTGCACGGCCGGGAGGGGGAGCCCTGCCCGGTCTGCGGGGACACCGTCCGCTCGGTCTCGTTCGCGGACTCCTCGCTCCAGTACTGCCCCACCTGCCAGACGGGCGGCAAGCCGCTCGCCGACCGCAGGCTCTCCCGCCTCCTCAAGTAG
- a CDS encoding sigma-70 family RNA polymerase sigma factor, translated as MPPSPTLQRTEPEALAALQREHGRALFYFLLGLTAGDAQRAEDLVQETLVRVWQHPEVLATGHESLRPWLFTVARRLAIDARRARLSRPQEVEPDGLEQAPAPEDAVAGSVTAIDVRRAVGSLGQEHRDVLVQVYFQDRSVAEAAAELGIPAGTVKSRTHYALRALRKGLQGYGLGA; from the coding sequence GTGCCGCCCTCCCCCACTCTCCAGCGCACGGAACCCGAGGCGCTCGCGGCACTGCAGCGCGAGCACGGGCGGGCCCTGTTCTACTTCCTGCTCGGGCTCACGGCGGGGGACGCGCAGCGCGCCGAGGACCTGGTGCAGGAAACCCTCGTCCGGGTCTGGCAGCACCCCGAGGTGCTGGCGACCGGGCACGAGTCCCTGCGCCCCTGGCTGTTCACCGTGGCCCGGCGCCTCGCGATCGACGCCCGGCGCGCCCGGCTGTCACGGCCCCAGGAGGTCGAGCCCGACGGCCTGGAGCAGGCGCCCGCGCCGGAGGACGCGGTGGCCGGCTCGGTCACCGCCATCGACGTGCGGCGGGCGGTCGGCAGCCTGGGGCAGGAGCACCGCGACGTACTGGTGCAGGTCTACTTCCAGGACCGCTCCGTCGCCGAGGCCGCGGCGGAGCTGGGCATCCCGGCCGGCACCGTCAAATCCCGTACGCACTACGCCCTGCGCGCGTTGCGCAAGGGGCTCCAGGGGTACGGGCTGGGAGCCTGA